A stretch of the Natronogracilivirga saccharolytica genome encodes the following:
- a CDS encoding glycosyltransferase family 2 protein, with product MDGKVSVIVPVYNREKYLENSVLTAVNLPEVSEVILIDDGSRDNSLNVCKKLESKYEKIKVIVHDNNVNKGTSASRNAGIKHASAPFIAFLDSDDIYHPNRFEKALKILNNDETVDGVYDSYTVRFENGMEDIRGIREKIPYHKLFEELIAGKKGRIHTNAITLKKEVFDKSGYFKEDLRLQEDVELWLRIAWHCKLVPGNLEEPVATVIRHDENLMDQTNFHSKIKYYESSLNYFKNKQISFNCYWLLWLKLVKFRFKNKNIAQFLSGLMSNDMFFLFQRMNKQVK from the coding sequence ATGGACGGCAAGGTATCAGTTATAGTACCCGTTTATAATCGTGAAAAATATCTTGAGAACAGCGTTTTAACAGCTGTCAACTTACCTGAAGTAAGTGAGGTTATTTTGATCGATGATGGTTCCAGGGATAACTCTCTGAATGTTTGTAAGAAACTTGAAAGCAAGTATGAAAAAATCAAGGTTATTGTTCATGATAATAACGTTAACAAAGGTACTTCGGCGTCAAGGAACGCTGGTATAAAACATGCCTCTGCTCCATTCATTGCCTTTCTGGATTCAGATGATATTTATCATCCGAACCGTTTTGAAAAAGCTCTGAAAATATTGAATAATGATGAAACCGTGGATGGTGTTTATGACTCATATACCGTCAGGTTTGAAAATGGTATGGAAGATATCAGAGGTATACGGGAAAAGATTCCTTACCACAAACTGTTTGAAGAACTTATTGCCGGCAAAAAAGGCAGAATTCATACAAATGCCATCACTTTAAAAAAAGAAGTATTTGATAAAAGCGGTTATTTCAAAGAAGATCTACGCTTGCAGGAGGATGTCGAATTATGGCTACGGATTGCCTGGCATTGCAAGCTGGTACCAGGCAACCTTGAGGAACCAGTTGCTACCGTCATACGGCATGATGAAAACTTGATGGATCAGACCAACTTCCATTCAAAAATCAAATATTATGAGTCCTCATTGAATTATTTTAAAAACAAGCAGATCAGTTTTAATTGTTATTGGTTGCTATGGCTCAAACTTGTAAAATTCAGGTTTAAAAATAAAAATATTGCCCAGTTTCTAAGTGGATTAATGTCTAATGATATGTTTTTTTTATTCCAAAGAATGAATAAGCAGGTGAAATGA
- a CDS encoding asparagine synthase C-terminal domain-containing protein has translation MRSVPLFYYFEGDQLKVVDKYDTFTKNPDLDPDSVKEFTGLCYTTGNNTLLPHLQQIEAGQLIASDGSIVRKEYYYQHLHRYRNHFSKNEHFKNLNDVSYSVFQRMAEYCRDKTIVLPLSGGYDSRYIIAFCRYLGIDNVMCFTYGKPASFEVKASREVARQLGYDWHYVEYNKNKWRLFLDSEKGWKYMDYVFNFSSAPHFQEFIALDELQKEGVIPDDAVFIPGFSADLLAGSHLPAEYYENRPDDLMNKDLAGYIIDHNFRTELNAQARKKITERITASLHQKSPHSPDEFVSLNEDWFTRHKVARFINNSLKIYEFFGYDWMIPLWDKELMEYWYDVPNEQRVLSALYNEYLEQEVFKPLKIHDIEKADKPSPNKLRKVMKTVLPKRLIPSMRNYIRQIKGESGMIDINAYNDLSDLAIERLKGKGLKKNDYHFSTLVAMLYLQNRALWSRPE, from the coding sequence TTGCGATCTGTTCCCTTGTTTTACTACTTTGAAGGTGACCAGCTGAAAGTAGTCGACAAATACGATACGTTTACTAAAAATCCGGATCTGGATCCTGACTCAGTTAAGGAGTTTACCGGACTCTGTTATACCACTGGAAATAATACCCTTCTTCCGCACCTGCAGCAAATAGAAGCAGGCCAGCTGATTGCATCAGATGGCAGCATTGTCAGAAAAGAGTATTATTATCAGCATCTGCACAGGTACAGGAATCATTTTTCGAAAAATGAGCATTTCAAAAACCTGAATGATGTTTCATACAGTGTTTTCCAGAGAATGGCTGAATATTGCCGGGACAAAACCATAGTGCTGCCCCTTAGCGGTGGCTATGACAGCCGTTATATAATTGCATTTTGCAGGTATCTGGGAATAGATAATGTGATGTGCTTCACTTATGGCAAACCTGCAAGTTTTGAAGTTAAAGCTTCCCGGGAGGTTGCCCGTCAATTGGGTTACGACTGGCATTATGTGGAGTATAACAAAAACAAATGGCGCTTATTCCTGGACTCTGAAAAGGGATGGAAATATATGGACTATGTGTTCAATTTTTCTTCCGCTCCGCACTTCCAGGAATTTATAGCTTTGGATGAACTGCAAAAAGAGGGTGTAATTCCTGACGATGCCGTTTTCATACCGGGCTTTTCTGCGGACCTGCTTGCCGGAAGCCACCTCCCTGCAGAGTACTATGAAAACCGCCCTGATGATTTAATGAATAAAGATCTTGCAGGGTACATTATAGATCATAACTTTCGAACAGAACTGAATGCGCAGGCAAGAAAAAAAATAACAGAGCGAATTACAGCATCACTGCACCAGAAATCGCCTCATTCACCAGATGAGTTCGTCAGTCTGAATGAAGACTGGTTTACCCGGCATAAAGTAGCCAGATTTATTAATAACAGTCTGAAGATTTACGAGTTTTTTGGCTATGACTGGATGATACCGCTATGGGACAAAGAACTTATGGAGTATTGGTACGATGTTCCCAATGAACAAAGGGTTTTATCAGCTCTCTACAATGAATATCTGGAACAGGAAGTTTTTAAACCGCTGAAGATTCATGATATAGAGAAAGCGGACAAACCTTCGCCCAACAAACTCAGGAAGGTGATGAAAACGGTACTTCCCAAACGCCTCATACCATCCATGAGAAATTACATAAGGCAAATAAAAGGGGAGTCTGGCATGATAGATATTAATGCTTACAATGATTTATCAGACCTTGCGATTGAAAGGCTGAAGGGAAAGGGATTAAAGAAGAATGATTATCACTTTTCTACATTAGTAGCCATGCTATATTTGCAAAATAGAGCATTATGGTCACGTCCTGAATAA
- a CDS encoding glycosyltransferase, which translates to MKIAYFFTWNDDLESGVMKKVRDQVSFWEREGHQTKILVLTNRNSLLHQNFHNLDDTPNISWHCFEYDGFIERNRQYANLQKEVIGFSPDIVYLRKCKFSPGAYRILKQFVSVMELNGKPKPFRIRLGHIYDLVTFRIILNEVQGFVTVGNEIKTAPIYAAQKKSTKVIGNSIDQSRYQPLPPAEKKKGLTFVYIGSSGQPWQGVDKILKIGRMRPSWLIHIIGSRPEELGIKPKELPNVVFHGKMNREEYLKVFRESDIALATLALHRKAMDETSTLKIREYFTCGLPVITGHKDPDFTGNEPHILIIPNYEKNVVDHIEQIEAFAKKWKGKRVDRKLVEHLDVRYKEKERLDFFQQIYDSSQAEKSAV; encoded by the coding sequence ATGAAAATCGCCTATTTTTTTACCTGGAATGACGACCTCGAAAGCGGTGTAATGAAAAAGGTTCGCGATCAAGTCTCTTTCTGGGAAAGAGAAGGCCATCAAACGAAAATCTTGGTTTTAACTAACCGTAATTCGTTGCTTCATCAGAATTTTCATAATCTTGATGACACACCAAACATTTCGTGGCATTGCTTTGAATACGATGGCTTTATTGAAAGAAACAGGCAGTACGCGAATCTGCAAAAAGAAGTGATTGGCTTTAGCCCCGATATCGTTTATTTACGCAAATGCAAATTCTCTCCTGGTGCCTATCGTATTTTGAAACAATTTGTTTCCGTTATGGAGTTGAATGGAAAACCAAAACCATTCAGGATCAGGTTGGGACATATTTATGACTTGGTGACATTTCGAATAATTCTCAATGAAGTGCAAGGATTTGTTACGGTTGGCAATGAAATTAAAACTGCACCTATCTATGCTGCTCAAAAAAAATCAACAAAAGTAATCGGAAACAGCATAGATCAGTCGCGTTATCAACCTTTACCTCCGGCTGAAAAAAAAAAAGGATTAACGTTCGTATACATTGGCTCATCCGGCCAACCCTGGCAGGGAGTAGATAAGATTTTGAAAATTGGCAGAATGCGGCCTTCATGGCTTATACATATTATTGGCAGCAGGCCCGAAGAATTAGGAATTAAACCAAAAGAATTACCTAATGTAGTTTTCCATGGAAAAATGAACAGGGAAGAATACCTGAAAGTATTCAGGGAGTCCGATATTGCTCTTGCTACACTGGCACTTCACCGTAAGGCCATGGACGAAACATCAACTCTCAAAATACGCGAATATTTTACCTGCGGACTTCCTGTAATAACAGGTCATAAAGATCCGGACTTCACAGGCAATGAGCCTCATATCCTTATTATACCAAATTATGAAAAAAACGTAGTGGACCATATTGAGCAAATTGAGGCTTTTGCAAAAAAATGGAAGGGAAAAAGAGTGGACAGGAAGCTGGTGGAACATCTTGATGTCCGTTACAAAGAAAAAGAACGTCTGGACTTTTTTCAACAAATTTATGATTCCAGCCAAGCAGAAAAATCAGCTGTTTAA
- the aepX gene encoding phosphoenolpyruvate mutase, with protein MKSVYVAMSADFIHPGHLNIIHEAAKRGKLTIGLLTDEAVASYRRLPYLEYEHRKIIVESIKGVESVVPQYQLDYRPNLRELKPDYVVHGDDWREGPQKRTRQQVIETLQEWGGELIELPYTKELSSTKLYEAMMEVGITPDVRLKRLRRLINSKDIVRIMESHSGLSGLIVEHTHVDVNGIVQEFDGMWASSLTDSALKGKPDIEAVDISARLSNINDLLEVTTKPIIFDGDTGGKVEHLGFTIRTLERLGVSAIIIEDKVGPKKNSLFGTDVPQEQDSIENFCEKIRVGKKSQVTDDFMIISRIESLILKAGMNDALKRAQAYIEAGADGIMIHSREKSPDEIFEFCRHFSEFERDVPLIVVPSSFDSVYEDELADAGVNMVIYANQLLRSAYPAMVETARSILTHKRSFEARDNMMSIKDIIHLIPGGK; from the coding sequence ATGAAGTCTGTCTATGTCGCAATGAGTGCTGACTTCATTCACCCGGGTCACCTCAATATTATCCATGAAGCAGCCAAACGTGGCAAATTGACCATCGGATTGCTGACTGATGAAGCCGTTGCCTCTTACAGAAGGCTGCCATACCTGGAATACGAGCACCGTAAAATCATCGTGGAAAGCATCAAAGGGGTGGAAAGTGTAGTCCCGCAGTATCAACTCGACTATCGTCCCAACCTCAGGGAGCTCAAACCCGATTATGTGGTTCACGGCGATGACTGGAGAGAGGGCCCGCAAAAACGGACACGCCAGCAAGTGATTGAAACACTGCAGGAGTGGGGGGGAGAACTGATCGAGCTGCCCTACACAAAAGAACTCTCTTCCACAAAGCTGTATGAGGCCATGATGGAGGTGGGCATTACACCTGATGTCCGCCTGAAACGGCTGCGCAGGCTGATTAACTCCAAGGATATTGTGCGCATCATGGAATCCCACAGCGGATTATCCGGCCTTATCGTGGAACACACCCATGTGGATGTCAATGGCATAGTTCAGGAATTCGACGGAATGTGGGCAAGCAGCCTGACCGATTCCGCACTCAAGGGCAAGCCCGACATCGAAGCGGTGGACATCAGTGCCAGATTGTCCAATATCAATGACCTTCTGGAAGTAACCACCAAGCCCATTATTTTCGACGGGGACACCGGTGGAAAAGTCGAACATCTCGGGTTTACAATCCGGACCCTCGAGCGCCTTGGTGTTTCGGCCATTATCATTGAGGACAAGGTCGGACCGAAAAAAAACTCGCTTTTCGGAACAGACGTGCCGCAGGAGCAGGACAGCATAGAAAATTTTTGCGAAAAAATAAGGGTGGGCAAAAAATCCCAGGTCACCGATGATTTCATGATCATCTCGCGCATTGAAAGCCTCATACTCAAAGCCGGCATGAATGATGCTCTGAAAAGGGCGCAGGCTTATATTGAGGCCGGGGCAGACGGCATCATGATCCATTCCAGGGAAAAGAGCCCCGATGAAATTTTTGAATTCTGCCGGCATTTCAGTGAGTTCGAACGCGATGTTCCTTTGATCGTGGTACCGTCAAGTTTCGATTCGGTGTATGAAGACGAACTGGCTGATGCCGGAGTCAACATGGTAATTTATGCGAATCAGCTTCTGCGCAGCGCTTATCCTGCCATGGTTGAAACAGCCAGAAGCATCCTTACCCACAAACGATCTTTTGAAGCCAGAGATAACATGATGTCGATCAAAGACATCATTCACCTGATACCCGGCGGTAAATAA
- a CDS encoding polysaccharide deacetylase family protein, translated as MLSIIMYHYVREIKQSRYPNIKGLEAHLFKKQLDYIEQNYSVVTAEQVIAYYNGAGTLPENAALLTFDDGYSDHFQYVYPILKNRKMQGSFFVPVKPVQENRVLDVNKIHLLLEAVPPKKLIAGIKRLLPDYQMEHDVADFEAYYQELAKPGRYDTAEVIFIKRLLQHKLPDDVRLDLLSRLFETFISVPEHVIARELYMTGDQCKCLVEDGMHVGAHTCDHLWLNQISDDRQDEQFRNNVSFLESIGADADTYTMAYPYGAYNRKTLDLMNKYNMKLGFTTEPIGNINLKETHPYELPRLDTNDLPVQQHPESSVSARN; from the coding sequence ATGCTGAGCATTATCATGTATCATTATGTCAGAGAGATTAAGCAGTCCCGCTATCCCAATATAAAAGGGCTTGAGGCGCATCTCTTTAAAAAACAACTCGATTACATTGAGCAAAATTACAGTGTGGTGACAGCAGAGCAGGTTATAGCATATTATAATGGCGCCGGTACGCTGCCGGAGAATGCGGCTTTGCTCACATTTGACGACGGGTACAGTGATCATTTCCAATACGTATATCCCATTCTTAAGAACAGAAAAATGCAGGGATCTTTTTTTGTCCCTGTCAAACCGGTTCAGGAAAACAGGGTTCTTGATGTAAATAAAATTCATCTTCTCCTTGAGGCGGTCCCGCCAAAAAAGCTGATTGCCGGAATCAAACGACTTCTTCCGGACTATCAAATGGAGCATGATGTGGCGGATTTCGAAGCCTACTATCAGGAACTGGCCAAACCCGGCAGATACGATACTGCCGAAGTGATCTTCATAAAGCGTCTTTTGCAGCACAAACTGCCCGATGACGTGAGGCTTGACCTTCTTTCACGGCTGTTCGAAACGTTCATATCCGTCCCGGAGCATGTCATTGCCAGGGAATTGTATATGACCGGCGATCAGTGCAAATGCCTGGTGGAAGACGGCATGCACGTGGGAGCGCACACCTGTGATCATTTGTGGCTGAACCAGATCAGTGATGACCGGCAGGATGAACAGTTCCGGAATAACGTATCTTTCCTGGAAAGCATTGGTGCGGACGCAGACACGTATACCATGGCCTATCCGTACGGCGCATATAACCGCAAAACGCTGGACTTGATGAATAAATACAACATGAAGCTGGGTTTTACCACGGAACCGATCGGAAATATCAACCTGAAAGAAACTCATCCATATGAACTGCCACGGCTGGATACCAATGACCTGCCCGTTCAGCAACATCCGGAATCATCCGTTTCCGCACGGAACTGA
- a CDS encoding isocitrate lyase/phosphoenolpyruvate mutase family protein has translation MNKEVKEVYVCMVADMLHAGHLNIINEASKLGSVTLGLLTDEAVATYKRVPHQSYEQRKVVLENLKGVDRVVIQHELDYRPNLRKYKPDYVVHGDDWKEGPLKKTREQIIDALKEWGGELVEVPYTKGISSTQLNNVIEEIGVTPEMRLNRFQRLLSSKKMVRIIETHNALSGLIGQHVHVSENGARKQFDAMWISSKTDAMLNGLSDDETRDISSRIASINELLDVTTKPVVFEGNAAWPPGQLKFAVRSLERLGVSALVIRDGQERQSYSGQDDNLDRDQLSAGTFCSIITSAKSTRITDKFMIIARIDSLRFGKGVKDAVDRAKAYINAGADAIMIQSDDDDADQILKFCKAYKALERRVTLIAAPTGCDTVYEKELSEAGVNIVLYDNQLLRSALPAMMETARKILTHERSFEARERMMTVRDFNHLIPEIRKK, from the coding sequence ATGAATAAGGAAGTAAAAGAAGTATATGTATGTATGGTTGCCGACATGCTTCATGCAGGGCACCTCAATATTATCAACGAAGCATCCAAACTCGGAAGCGTTACGTTGGGCCTGCTTACTGACGAGGCCGTAGCCACCTACAAGAGGGTTCCGCATCAAAGCTATGAGCAGCGGAAAGTGGTCCTGGAAAACCTGAAAGGTGTGGACCGGGTCGTCATACAGCACGAACTCGATTACCGGCCCAACCTGCGAAAATACAAACCTGATTACGTGGTTCACGGGGACGACTGGAAAGAGGGCCCTCTCAAAAAAACTCGTGAGCAAATCATAGATGCCCTCAAGGAGTGGGGCGGCGAGCTGGTCGAGGTGCCGTACACGAAAGGCATTTCATCAACTCAGCTCAACAATGTGATCGAGGAGATCGGCGTGACACCCGAAATGCGGCTCAACCGCTTTCAAAGGCTGCTGTCATCCAAAAAAATGGTGCGGATTATTGAAACACACAACGCACTTTCAGGCCTGATAGGTCAACATGTGCATGTTTCAGAGAATGGTGCCAGGAAGCAATTTGACGCGATGTGGATCAGCAGTAAAACCGACGCCATGCTCAATGGCCTTTCAGATGATGAGACCCGGGACATATCCTCACGCATTGCCTCCATCAACGAACTGCTCGATGTGACTACCAAACCGGTTGTCTTTGAAGGGAATGCCGCGTGGCCGCCGGGGCAGCTGAAATTTGCCGTCCGGTCCCTCGAAAGGCTGGGCGTGTCGGCGCTTGTAATCCGGGACGGACAGGAACGGCAAAGCTATTCCGGTCAGGACGATAACCTTGACCGGGACCAGCTGTCGGCCGGGACATTTTGTTCCATAATCACGTCGGCCAAATCCACCCGGATTACCGATAAATTCATGATCATCGCACGGATCGACAGTTTGCGTTTTGGAAAGGGAGTAAAGGATGCCGTTGACCGGGCAAAGGCATACATTAACGCCGGCGCGGACGCAATAATGATCCAGTCTGACGATGACGACGCAGACCAGATCCTGAAGTTCTGCAAGGCTTACAAAGCACTTGAACGCAGGGTAACCCTGATTGCAGCCCCTACGGGTTGTGATACGGTATACGAGAAGGAACTTTCCGAAGCAGGGGTGAACATCGTCCTTTACGACAATCAACTGCTGCGAAGCGCGCTCCCCGCCATGATGGAAACCGCCAGAAAAATTCTGACGCACGAGCGCTCATTTGAAGCAAGGGAAAGAATGATGACGGTCAGGGATTTTAACCACCTGATACCCGAAATACGGAAGAAATGA
- the aepY gene encoding phosphonopyruvate decarboxylase, whose protein sequence is MIPNEPFLKTLQDLGIDFFAGVPDSLLKHICACIYDNVDAGRQVITANEGGAVALAAGYHLATGKIPLVYMQNSGLGNSINPLLSLADPEVYSIPMLLLVGWRGEPGVPDEPQHVKQGRVQGSLLDAMEIPYETIGPDSDNYAEIVRSLIEKADSEKRPAALVVRRGTFEPYVRNQDKQESHTLTRREALDVLVQSLDDQDIVVSTTGMQSREIFDIRAETQTGHHRDFLTVGSMGHCSQIALGIALKNRFRNVYCFDGDGSVLMHMGSLAIIGNNAPRNFRHVVINNGAHDSVGGQPTVGFSIDIPAIATACGYRECRRADDRAGLIENLDWLKSTAGPVLLEVRVHKGVQKEPGRPTRKPVENKTDFMNNLKSAGKLNV, encoded by the coding sequence ATGATACCTAACGAGCCCTTTTTAAAAACTTTGCAGGATCTGGGTATCGATTTTTTTGCCGGTGTTCCCGATTCGCTCCTGAAACATATCTGCGCATGCATATACGATAACGTGGATGCCGGCCGGCAAGTCATAACAGCCAATGAGGGCGGCGCGGTTGCACTGGCCGCAGGCTATCATCTGGCGACGGGGAAAATCCCTCTGGTCTACATGCAAAACTCCGGACTGGGCAACAGCATCAACCCGCTTCTTTCCCTGGCCGATCCCGAAGTATACAGCATCCCCATGCTGCTGCTTGTCGGATGGCGCGGTGAGCCCGGTGTGCCTGACGAACCTCAGCATGTCAAGCAGGGAAGAGTGCAAGGAAGTCTGCTGGATGCCATGGAAATTCCATACGAAACCATCGGACCGGATTCGGACAATTATGCCGAAATAGTTCGCAGCCTGATCGAAAAAGCAGATTCAGAAAAGCGTCCTGCAGCACTGGTTGTCCGACGCGGAACCTTTGAGCCCTATGTCCGGAATCAGGATAAGCAGGAAAGCCACACCCTGACGCGCAGAGAGGCTCTTGATGTCCTTGTTCAGTCCCTCGATGATCAGGACATTGTCGTATCTACTACCGGGATGCAATCCAGGGAGATTTTTGACATACGCGCTGAGACTCAAACGGGGCACCACCGGGATTTCCTTACCGTCGGGTCCATGGGACACTGCTCCCAGATTGCACTGGGCATTGCCCTGAAAAACAGATTCCGTAATGTCTACTGTTTCGATGGAGACGGTTCCGTTCTGATGCACATGGGATCACTTGCCATCATTGGAAATAACGCACCCCGGAATTTCAGGCATGTCGTCATAAACAACGGGGCGCATGACTCGGTTGGAGGGCAGCCAACGGTCGGGTTTTCGATTGATATTCCGGCCATCGCAACAGCATGCGGATACCGTGAGTGCCGCCGGGCGGATGACCGTGCCGGATTGATTGAAAACCTGGACTGGCTCAAAAGCACGGCGGGTCCCGTACTTCTGGAAGTGCGTGTCCACAAAGGTGTGCAGAAGGAGCCGGGCCGGCCCACCCGGAAACCGGTGGAGAACAAGACCGACTTTATGAACAATTTAAAATCTGCAGGTAAGCTGAATGTATAA
- a CDS encoding LicD family protein: protein MYNLGYNDLKILKLTDKYILKDRIAWIDQGSLLGLVRDGKFIEWDDDIDITCMYDKKPELSMSDLKLLLEHDYIVLTSKYDYTLKKLSLGKSLKKVDLTFIYKKKNKYYKSYSDYKNQNIIAKIFEKTIKESFQLLCKLKRPGPRLAGWMLVNSLTHFYRSYVMKTVDMLCPEWQFDLEMVPMHEGFSSICMYKQPEKYLEYKFGPDWKTPKREWDYTTEDGGLKSGVTDGQP from the coding sequence ATGTATAACCTGGGTTATAACGACCTGAAAATTTTAAAGCTGACAGACAAGTATATCCTCAAGGACCGCATTGCCTGGATTGATCAGGGGTCGCTGCTGGGGCTCGTCAGGGATGGTAAATTCATTGAGTGGGATGATGATATAGACATCACATGCATGTACGACAAAAAGCCGGAACTGAGCATGTCAGATCTGAAGCTGCTTTTGGAGCATGACTACATCGTGCTGACTTCAAAATATGATTACACGCTCAAAAAACTCTCCCTCGGCAAAAGTTTGAAAAAAGTAGACCTGACTTTCATCTACAAAAAGAAGAACAAATATTATAAATCGTATTCCGATTACAAGAATCAGAACATTATTGCGAAAATTTTTGAGAAAACGATCAAGGAGTCCTTCCAGCTGCTGTGCAAACTGAAGCGGCCGGGCCCGAGACTGGCAGGATGGATGCTGGTGAACTCCCTGACGCACTTCTACCGGAGCTATGTCATGAAGACGGTAGATATGCTATGTCCGGAATGGCAGTTTGATCTGGAAATGGTCCCGATGCACGAGGGCTTCAGCTCCATCTGTATGTACAAGCAGCCTGAAAAGTATCTGGAGTACAAATTCGGCCCGGACTGGAAAACCCCGAAGCGGGAATGGGATTATACTACAGAAGATGGCGGTCTTAAAAGCGGAGTGACAGATGGGCAGCCCTGA
- a CDS encoding glycosyltransferase family 4 protein — protein MKLLILDNEIIRRGAQMFGQHFKKQLNDTGHVCKRVFLYSPEDETSLLPLDDDDRLLKGDKSNFLEIIPSFQPWLCRLIAGHIHAFDPDVVLLNGARSVKYGSIVKRFYYRGNAPFVVRVIDSVVYWNRSMVRQWYSRHVITPQIEGAVGVGAKALQDYRSLYRYNGPGVSIPRSFDFQSFSNDKTRNQIRKRFQAAPSEKIVLFLGNITRQKRPDRFLRVFAEVRKYIPEAVAWVVGDGELGAEMQRQVSELGLGGSVRFFGYQSDVEPFIVASDVLLISSDSEGVPGSAVEAHYLERPVVATNAGDVAMVVQNDVSGYINEIDDETGLEVNVVDLLSRPDKAERFGKQGKAHVVANFNLADITERYLAFFDDIIRNKQRQGQDAY, from the coding sequence ATGAAACTGTTGATTCTTGATAACGAAATCATCCGAAGGGGCGCACAGATGTTCGGCCAGCATTTCAAAAAACAGCTGAATGATACCGGGCATGTTTGCAAAAGGGTTTTTCTGTACAGCCCCGAAGATGAGACGTCCCTTTTGCCGCTTGATGACGATGACCGTTTGCTTAAGGGGGACAAGAGCAATTTTCTTGAAATCATCCCGTCTTTTCAGCCCTGGCTGTGCCGGCTTATCGCCGGTCATATCCATGCCTTCGATCCGGACGTGGTATTGCTGAACGGGGCAAGATCGGTCAAGTACGGCAGCATTGTCAAACGGTTTTATTACCGGGGAAATGCTCCCTTTGTCGTACGGGTCATTGACAGCGTTGTATACTGGAACCGGTCCATGGTCCGGCAGTGGTACAGCCGACATGTTATTACACCACAGATTGAAGGTGCCGTCGGTGTTGGTGCAAAAGCGCTGCAGGATTACAGAAGCCTGTACAGGTACAATGGACCCGGCGTATCCATCCCGAGGTCATTTGATTTTCAGAGCTTCTCAAATGACAAAACCCGGAATCAAATCCGCAAAAGATTTCAGGCGGCTCCTTCCGAAAAAATCGTTCTTTTTTTGGGCAATATTACCAGGCAAAAACGGCCTGACCGGTTTCTTCGGGTATTTGCTGAAGTAAGGAAGTACATTCCCGAAGCGGTGGCCTGGGTTGTCGGTGACGGGGAGCTTGGAGCAGAAATGCAGCGTCAGGTATCCGAACTTGGCCTGGGCGGTTCCGTCCGATTTTTTGGCTATCAGAGTGACGTGGAACCATTTATTGTTGCCTCTGATGTATTGTTGATATCAAGCGATTCCGAAGGGGTGCCCGGCTCCGCAGTGGAAGCACATTATCTTGAAAGGCCGGTTGTTGCAACAAATGCCGGAGATGTGGCCATGGTGGTGCAGAATGATGTCAGCGGCTACATCAATGAAATAGATGACGAAACCGGATTGGAAGTGAATGTGGTTGATCTGCTGTCCCGCCCCGATAAAGCGGAGCGATTTGGAAAGCAGGGAAAGGCGCATGTGGTTGCCAATTTTAACCTGGCCGATATAACGGAAAGATATCTTGCCTTTTTTGATGACATCATCCGGAACAAGCAAAGGCAGGGGCAAGATGCATATTAA